A window of Diabrotica virgifera virgifera chromosome 9, PGI_DIABVI_V3a contains these coding sequences:
- the LOC126891597 gene encoding transcription initiation factor TFIID subunit 12-like → MTSNNTMNTTQTSSHISYSSVVNTFKQPTKDEAIVLSSIEGTKVQEYIIAVGSIVGPRNVSFASRIANNRICIYLSSKNMVDSLLHYHKYVNIKETQVEIRRLITPAQRLIISNADPSVPTTLIEQELRKMGINTISKMTFLRETECPDNANTITSNATTSNTTNIDSTNSNPPTSNTTNPDQTNSNPTSSKVLPETSQNTQYITNLPYNQTEQKLSDKTLISTSNDHPASSQNILVQIPDVQVSNNQLESTIETDDMSRPTNNTNETNTLKIPTSSTSNKISNLTPLEITQPKIIPNVTKHLKRLISSSPEINENTTQTDSHIFTSPTGHVRGRSKEAGGGSNKPVACPLDSAKYTKISEKLAEKVKIHPQSTRDPPNTHMASVIWKALNRLRNGVSRSREYQENDTYDCGAVQNSHH, encoded by the exons ATGACTTCGAATAACACCATGAACACTACCCAAACTTCATCTCACATCTCATATTCCAGTGTTGTTAACACGTTTAAACAACCAACAAAAGACGAAGCCATAGTTCTTTCTAGTATTGAAGGAACCAAAGTTCAAGAGTACATCATAGCCGTCGGTTCAATAGTTGGTCCACGTAACGTATCTTTCGCTTCCAGAATAGCCAACAATAGAATATGTATATATCTTTCTTCTAAAAATATGGTTGATTCATTGCTGCATTACCACAAATACGTCAATATAAAAGAAACTCAAGTAGAAATAAGAAGACTTATCACTCCAGCTCAAAGACTGATAATATCAAACGCTGATCCTTCTGTTCCAACCACGTTAATTGAACAAGAACTACGTAAAATGGGTATAAACACCATCTCTAAAATGACTTTTCTTAGG GAAACAGAATGTCCTGATAACGCTAATACAATCACTTCTAATGCTACCACTTCTAATACAACCAATATTGACTCAACCAATTCTAATCCACCCACTTCTAATACAACAAATCCTGACCAAACCAATTCTAATCCAACCTCTTCTAAAGTTCTTCCAGAAACCTCCCAAAACACACAATATATAACAAATCTACCTTATAACCAAACAGAACAAAAACTTTCTGACAAAACCTTAATATCCACCTCTAACGATCACCCAGCATCTTCCCAAAACATATTAGTTCAGATCCCAGACGTACAGGTTTCTAATAACCAATTAGAATCTACCATAGAAACTGACGACATGTCAAGacctacaaataatacaaatgaaacaaacactttaaaaatcccAACATCATCAACTTCCAACAAGATCAGCAATCTTACTCCATTAGAAATAACACAACCTAAAATTATTCCAAACGTCACAAAACATCTAAAAAGGCTCATCTCATCGTCTCCTGAAATCAACGAAAATACCACACAGACTGATTCTCATATCTTCACTTCTCCA acaggtcacgtcagaggtagatcGAAAGAAGCAGGAGGCGGATCGAATAAACCCGTTGCATGTCCACTAGACTCTGCCAAGTACACGAAGATCTCAGAAAAGCTTGCTGAAAAAGTCAAGATCCATCCCCAAAGCACCAGAGACCCGCCGAATACACATATGGCAAGCGTCAtatggaaagcgctaaacaggtTAAGAAACGGCGTTTCACGTTCCAGGGAATACCAGGAGAACGATACCTatgactgtggcgcggttcagaatAGTCATCATTAG